A region of Nocardioides alkalitolerans DNA encodes the following proteins:
- a CDS encoding DUF3097 domain-containing protein, whose translation MNDRYGTDVLSGDWRAPKRGRAVEHPADLGLVVEEVTTDWCGEIVTVDRDLDVLTLEDRRGKRRTFPLGPGFLLEGRPVILTAPVRAAAAPARPTRTASGSIAVHDAKARVARESRIFVEGRHDAELVEKVWGDDLRIEGVVVEFLGGVDDLADHLVDFKPGPGRRVGVLVDHLVRGSKESRIADSIARSAVGGHVLIVGHPFVDIWQAVKPDRIGLREWPTIPRSIEWKHGVCQHLGWPHRNQADIARAWQQILGRVSSFADLEPALLGRVEELIDFVTDPAG comes from the coding sequence GTGAACGACCGCTACGGAACCGACGTCCTGTCCGGCGACTGGCGCGCCCCGAAGCGGGGCCGCGCCGTGGAGCACCCGGCCGACCTCGGCCTCGTCGTCGAGGAGGTCACGACCGACTGGTGCGGCGAGATCGTCACGGTCGACCGTGACCTCGACGTGCTGACGCTGGAGGACCGGCGGGGCAAGCGCCGCACGTTCCCGCTCGGCCCGGGGTTCCTGCTCGAGGGCAGGCCGGTGATCCTCACGGCGCCCGTGCGGGCCGCGGCGGCACCGGCCCGGCCCACGCGCACGGCCTCCGGCTCGATCGCGGTGCACGACGCGAAGGCACGGGTCGCGCGGGAGTCGCGGATCTTCGTGGAGGGTCGGCACGACGCGGAGCTGGTGGAGAAGGTCTGGGGCGACGACCTGCGCATCGAGGGCGTGGTCGTGGAGTTCCTCGGCGGGGTCGACGACCTGGCCGACCACCTCGTCGACTTCAAGCCGGGTCCGGGTCGTCGGGTGGGCGTGCTCGTCGACCACCTGGTGCGGGGCTCGAAGGAGAGCCGCATCGCCGACTCGATCGCGCGCTCGGCGGTGGGCGGGCACGTGCTGATCGTCGGCCACCCGTTCGTCGACATCTGGCAGGCGGTGAAGCCCGACCGGATCGGCCTGCGGGAGTGGCCCACCATCCCGCGCTCCATCGAGTGGAAGCACGGCGTCTGCCAGCACCTGGGCTGGCCGCACCGCAACCAGGCCGACATCGCGCGTGCCTGGCAGCAGATCCTCGGCCGGGTGTCGTCGTTCGCCGACCTCGAGCCCGCGCTGCTGGGCCGGGTCGAGGAGCTCATCGACTTCGTGACGGACCCCGCCGGCTGA
- a CDS encoding 16S rRNA (uracil(1498)-N(3))-methyltransferase, whose product MSLPVQLCPALADARPGAVVRLEGDEAHHAVAVRRTVVGEEVRLVDGRGRSATGVVVATGKRVLEVEVRDVVDEPRPGPAITVVQALPKGDRGELAVEVLTEVGAERIVPWAAARSVAVWRGERAVKSHGKWAATAREAAKQARRAWFPEVTPMASTAEVAELLVDLDLVVVLHEEARASLAELVVPDAADARIGVVVGPEGGLAPEEVAAFEAAGATTVRLGAEVLRTSTAGLAAVAALLARTSRWG is encoded by the coding sequence GTGAGCCTCCCGGTCCAGCTCTGCCCGGCGCTCGCGGACGCCCGCCCCGGCGCCGTCGTGCGCCTCGAGGGCGACGAGGCGCACCACGCCGTCGCCGTGCGCCGCACGGTGGTGGGCGAGGAGGTGCGGCTCGTGGACGGACGAGGCCGCTCCGCGACCGGCGTGGTCGTCGCGACCGGCAAGCGCGTGCTGGAGGTCGAGGTGCGCGACGTCGTCGACGAGCCCCGGCCCGGGCCCGCGATCACCGTGGTGCAGGCGCTGCCGAAGGGCGACCGCGGAGAGCTGGCCGTCGAGGTGCTGACCGAGGTCGGTGCGGAGCGGATCGTGCCGTGGGCGGCGGCCCGCAGCGTCGCCGTGTGGCGCGGGGAGCGGGCCGTGAAGTCCCACGGGAAGTGGGCCGCCACCGCGCGGGAGGCGGCGAAGCAGGCGCGGCGCGCGTGGTTCCCCGAGGTGACCCCGATGGCCTCCACGGCCGAGGTCGCCGAGCTCCTGGTCGACCTGGACCTCGTGGTCGTGCTGCACGAGGAGGCCCGGGCGTCCCTCGCCGAGCTCGTCGTGCCCGACGCCGCGGACGCGCGCATCGGCGTCGTCGTCGGTCCCGAGGGCGGTCTGGCCCCCGAGGAGGTGGCCGCGTTCGAGGCCGCCGGGGCCACGACCGTGCGTCTCGGCGCCGAGGTGCTGCGCACCTCGACCGCCGGGCTCGCCGCGGTCGCGGCGCTGCTCGCCCGCACGTCCCGCTGGGGCTGA
- a CDS encoding histidine triad nucleotide-binding protein has product MSTDCLFCRIVAGDIPATVVHETGTTLAFRDINPVAPTHVLVVPRSHYENAAALAAGEPATAADLLTSARAVAEAEGLDGYRLVFNTGADAGQTVFHAHLHVIGGTTMGWPA; this is encoded by the coding sequence GTGAGCACCGACTGCCTCTTCTGCCGCATCGTCGCGGGCGACATCCCCGCCACCGTCGTGCACGAGACCGGGACGACCCTGGCCTTCCGCGACATCAACCCGGTCGCGCCGACCCACGTGCTCGTGGTGCCGCGCAGCCACTACGAGAACGCCGCCGCGCTCGCCGCCGGCGAGCCCGCGACGGCGGCTGACCTCCTGACGAGCGCCCGCGCCGTCGCCGAGGCCGAGGGCCTCGACGGCTACCGCCTCGTCTTCAACACGGGGGCGGACGCCGGGCAGACCGTCTTCCACGCCCACCTGCACGTCATCGGCGGCACGACGATGGGCTGGCCCGCCTGA
- a CDS encoding Gmad2 immunoglobulin-like domain-containing protein, whose translation MSVRRTVVPLATSAVLALTLVACGDTDDSDRTGASGDGGTSDASPSAPVSTSSDAESDPGSDPGTGEGGSGDAATAVYFVTAGPLGDRLVREFQPGGADLASAVDLLSGTPQDPDYTNPASGWVQDATQDGDEIVATVDGAAPGGDDASLVVQQVVYTLQAAVGDALPVRFVDADGGDVTALGGASNPVAAAPQLDTLLLVNITDPAEGTTVSGSFTATGRASSFEATVPWELRSGDQVVDSGVMTHGGDWATGLGPWSVTVDVSDLDPGTYTFIARTDDPSGGEGPGPSEDTKDIVVQ comes from the coding sequence ATGTCCGTCCGTCGCACCGTCGTCCCGCTCGCCACCAGCGCCGTGCTCGCCCTGACGCTCGTCGCCTGCGGCGACACCGACGACTCCGACCGCACCGGTGCCTCCGGCGACGGGGGGACCAGCGACGCCTCGCCCTCCGCGCCGGTGAGCACGTCCTCGGACGCGGAGTCGGACCCGGGGTCCGACCCGGGCACCGGCGAGGGCGGCAGCGGCGACGCCGCGACGGCGGTCTACTTCGTGACCGCCGGCCCCCTCGGCGACCGCCTCGTCCGCGAGTTCCAGCCCGGCGGGGCCGACCTGGCCTCCGCGGTCGACCTGCTCTCGGGCACACCGCAGGACCCGGACTACACGAACCCGGCGAGCGGGTGGGTGCAGGACGCCACCCAGGACGGCGACGAGATCGTCGCGACGGTGGACGGCGCGGCCCCCGGCGGCGACGACGCGTCCCTCGTCGTGCAGCAGGTCGTCTACACCCTCCAGGCCGCGGTCGGGGACGCGCTCCCGGTGCGGTTCGTCGACGCCGACGGCGGGGACGTGACCGCGCTCGGCGGCGCGTCCAACCCCGTGGCGGCGGCCCCGCAGCTCGACACGCTGCTCCTCGTCAACATCACCGACCCGGCCGAGGGCACGACGGTCTCGGGCAGCTTCACCGCCACCGGCCGCGCCAGCTCGTTCGAGGCGACGGTGCCGTGGGAGCTCCGCTCAGGGGACCAGGTCGTCGACTCCGGCGTCATGACCCACGGCGGCGACTGGGCGACCGGACTCGGCCCGTGGAGCGTCACCGTGGACGTGAGCGACCTCGACCCCGGTACGTACACGTTCATCGCCCGCACCGACGACCCCTCGGGCGGCGAGGGCCCCGGCCCCTCCGAGGACACGAAGGACATCGTGGTCCAGTGA
- a CDS encoding MBL fold metallo-hydrolase: MPDEELTEVADRVWVARHAWYDVNVTLVAGTAGAVLVDTLASERAAAGLVERVRRVLAPGTPLLAVVDTHEHHDHVLGNGTVLDAWPAAALVGHETAAARIPTSVPAQLDAEAVATPDDPRLEEMRASRVVAPTTTFSGVHVLDLGDRHVELLHPGRGHTAGDLVVHVPDADVLVAGDLVEALPAYGPDSHPLEWPGSLELLLGLLSPTSVVVPGHGAVTDRSAVAAQHDDVARVAATIAELAGRGVPASAALATGDWPYPREALEHAVRRGYAHLPPGAVRLPLV; encoded by the coding sequence GTGCCGGACGAGGAGCTCACGGAGGTCGCGGATCGCGTCTGGGTCGCGCGCCACGCCTGGTACGACGTCAACGTCACCCTCGTCGCCGGCACGGCAGGCGCCGTGCTCGTCGACACCCTCGCGTCCGAGCGCGCCGCGGCCGGTCTCGTCGAGCGGGTACGCCGCGTGCTCGCCCCCGGCACGCCCCTGCTGGCCGTCGTGGACACCCACGAGCACCACGACCACGTGCTCGGCAACGGCACCGTCCTCGACGCCTGGCCCGCGGCCGCGCTCGTCGGCCACGAGACCGCAGCGGCGCGCATCCCCACCAGCGTCCCGGCCCAGCTCGACGCCGAGGCGGTCGCCACCCCCGACGACCCCCGGCTCGAGGAGATGCGCGCGAGCCGCGTCGTCGCGCCGACCACCACGTTCTCGGGGGTCCACGTGCTCGACCTCGGCGACCGCCACGTCGAGCTCCTCCACCCGGGGCGGGGCCACACGGCCGGCGACCTCGTCGTGCACGTGCCCGACGCCGACGTCCTCGTCGCCGGCGACCTCGTGGAGGCCCTCCCCGCCTACGGCCCCGACAGCCATCCCCTGGAGTGGCCCGGCTCCCTCGAGCTCCTGCTCGGCCTGCTCTCCCCCACCTCGGTCGTCGTCCCCGGGCACGGCGCCGTGACCGACCGGAGCGCCGTGGCGGCGCAGCACGACGACGTCGCCCGCGTGGCGGCGACGATCGCGGAGCTGGCAGGCCGCGGCGTACCGGCGTCGGCGGCGCTCGCCACCGGCGACTGGCCCTATCCCCGGGAGGCGCTGGAGCACGCCGTACGGCGCGGCTACGCCCACCTGCCGCCGGGGGCGGTGCGCCTCCCCCTCGTCTGA
- a CDS encoding transcriptional regulator: MSETTPSGLADLDPVIHAPKRLAAMAVLSAADQVTFQFLKERLGIADSDLSKQMSALEAAGYVAVQKSGRGRGASTSFKLTRAGRTAYRAHRAALQALLGED; the protein is encoded by the coding sequence GTGAGCGAGACCACCCCCTCCGGACTGGCGGACCTCGACCCCGTCATCCACGCCCCGAAGCGGCTCGCCGCGATGGCGGTGCTGTCGGCGGCCGACCAGGTCACCTTCCAGTTCCTCAAGGAGCGGCTCGGCATCGCCGACTCGGACCTGTCGAAGCAGATGTCCGCGCTCGAGGCGGCGGGGTACGTCGCGGTGCAGAAGTCCGGGCGGGGCCGCGGGGCGAGCACGTCGTTCAAGCTCACGCGAGCCGGGCGCACGGCCTACCGGGCGCACCGGGCGGCCCTGCAGGCGCTGCTCGGCGAGGACTGA
- the dnaJ gene encoding molecular chaperone DnaJ: MSQDLYELLGVSRDADADAIKKAYRRLARQLHPDVNPDPETQEKFKEVSRAYEVLSDPQKRAAYDRGGDPFGGGFGGAGQGQGFSFTDIMDAFFGGGAGGQGGQGGRGPRPRQRRGQDALIRLDVELAEAAFGVTRELKVDTAVVCETCEGDGSAPGSSPQTCSTCRGAGEVAHVQRSFLGEIRTLRPCAACRGFGSIIPDPCRTCSGEGRVRSRRNLTIKIPAGVDTGTRVQLTGQGEVGPGGGPAGDLYVEIRVAEHEFFVRDGNDLHCVVTVPMTAAALGASITLPLLEADLVEDGADTDLETQTRIEVKPGTQSGAEQVLRGRGVPGLRGSARGDLVVTVAVETPQKLDSRQEALLRELAELRGEQQADDGSVQMRRGSFLDRLRGKFNH; this comes from the coding sequence GTGAGCCAGGACCTCTACGAGCTGCTCGGCGTCAGCCGTGACGCCGACGCCGACGCCATCAAGAAGGCGTACCGGCGACTGGCCCGTCAGCTGCACCCGGACGTCAACCCCGACCCGGAGACGCAGGAGAAGTTCAAGGAGGTCAGCCGCGCCTACGAGGTGCTGTCCGACCCGCAGAAGCGCGCGGCCTACGACCGCGGCGGCGACCCGTTCGGCGGCGGCTTCGGCGGCGCCGGGCAGGGCCAGGGCTTCTCGTTCACCGACATCATGGACGCCTTCTTCGGCGGCGGTGCCGGGGGGCAGGGCGGCCAGGGCGGACGGGGCCCGCGACCGCGCCAGCGCCGCGGCCAGGACGCCCTCATCCGCCTCGACGTCGAGCTGGCCGAGGCCGCGTTCGGCGTCACCCGGGAGCTGAAGGTCGACACGGCGGTCGTGTGCGAGACCTGCGAGGGCGACGGGTCCGCGCCCGGCTCGAGCCCGCAGACCTGCAGCACCTGCCGCGGCGCGGGCGAGGTCGCCCACGTGCAGCGCTCGTTCCTCGGCGAGATCCGCACGCTCCGGCCGTGCGCCGCCTGCCGCGGCTTCGGCTCGATCATCCCCGACCCCTGCCGCACCTGCTCGGGCGAGGGACGCGTGCGCTCGCGCCGCAACCTGACGATCAAGATCCCCGCCGGCGTCGACACGGGCACCCGCGTGCAGCTCACCGGCCAGGGCGAGGTGGGCCCGGGTGGCGGACCCGCGGGCGACCTGTACGTCGAGATCCGCGTCGCCGAGCACGAGTTCTTCGTGCGCGACGGCAACGACCTCCACTGCGTCGTCACCGTGCCGATGACCGCCGCGGCCCTCGGTGCCTCGATCACGCTGCCCCTCCTCGAGGCCGACCTCGTCGAGGACGGCGCGGACACCGACCTCGAGACCCAGACCCGCATCGAGGTGAAGCCGGGCACCCAGTCGGGCGCCGAGCAGGTGCTGCGCGGCCGCGGCGTGCCCGGCCTGCGCGGCTCCGCCCGTGGCGACCTGGTCGTGACCGTCGCCGTCGAGACGCCGCAGAAGCTCGACTCCCGGCAGGAGGCACTGCTCCGCGAGCTCGCGGAGCTGCGCGGCGAGCAGCAGGCCGACGACGGGTCCGTGCAGATGCGTCGCGGGTCGTTCCTCGACCGGCTGCGCGGCAAGTTCAACCACTGA
- a CDS encoding long-chain fatty acid--CoA ligase yields the protein MPINHDASFLEHMPRNVAVQFLDRVEKSADREAYRYPVGDTWTSVTWREAGERVNRVAAGLLALGLEAEQRVGIASSTRYEWIVADLAVMAAGGATTTVYPSTNAADTAYIVGDAECQVVFAEDDEQIAKLREHRSELPTVAKVVTFDGTADGDWVIGLEDLAVLGDGLLAQTPDAVRKVAESIEPDALATLIYTSGTTGKPKGVRLLHRAWVYEGEAIKSQGILDESDLQFLWLPMAHSFGKVLLSVQMACGFATAIDGRVERIVDNLGVVKPTFMGAAPRIFEKAHGKIVTMQANEGGAKEKLFKKAFAVGLEVDRRKREGQSVPPLLKLQHGLFDKLVFSKVRDRFGGRVRFFISGSAALNREVAEWFHAAGILVLEGYGLTETAAGAFVNHPEQYKFGSVGHVFPGGEVKIAEDGEVLIKGPNVMQGYHNLPDKTAETLDADGWLHTGDIGELDADGFLRITDRKKDLFKTSGGKYIAPSAIESQFKALCPYASQFLVIGNNRNYCVALITLDPDQVADWASHNGMEGKSYTEVVSSPAMQKLIDGYVEQLNTRLNRWETIKKHTILDHDLTIESGELTPSLKVKRPVVERNNQETIENLYA from the coding sequence ATGCCGATCAACCACGACGCCTCGTTCCTCGAGCACATGCCGCGCAACGTGGCCGTCCAGTTCCTCGATCGCGTCGAGAAGTCCGCCGACCGCGAGGCCTACCGCTACCCGGTGGGCGACACCTGGACCTCGGTCACGTGGCGCGAGGCGGGGGAGCGGGTCAACCGCGTCGCCGCCGGGCTCCTCGCGCTGGGTCTCGAGGCCGAGCAGCGGGTCGGCATCGCCTCGTCGACGCGCTACGAGTGGATCGTCGCGGACCTGGCGGTCATGGCGGCCGGCGGCGCGACCACCACGGTCTACCCGTCGACCAACGCCGCCGACACGGCGTACATCGTCGGGGACGCCGAGTGCCAGGTCGTCTTCGCGGAGGACGACGAGCAGATCGCCAAGCTGCGCGAGCACCGCTCCGAGCTGCCGACCGTCGCGAAGGTCGTCACGTTCGACGGCACCGCTGACGGCGACTGGGTGATCGGGCTCGAGGACCTCGCGGTGCTCGGCGACGGCCTGCTCGCGCAGACCCCCGACGCGGTGCGCAAGGTGGCCGAATCGATCGAGCCCGACGCGCTCGCGACGCTGATCTACACCTCCGGCACGACGGGCAAGCCCAAGGGTGTCCGCCTGCTCCACCGCGCGTGGGTCTACGAGGGCGAGGCGATCAAGAGCCAGGGCATCCTCGACGAGAGCGACCTGCAGTTCCTGTGGCTGCCGATGGCGCACTCGTTCGGCAAGGTGCTCCTCAGCGTGCAGATGGCGTGCGGCTTCGCGACCGCGATCGACGGTCGCGTCGAGCGGATCGTCGACAACCTCGGCGTCGTGAAGCCGACCTTCATGGGCGCCGCTCCCCGCATCTTCGAGAAGGCGCACGGCAAGATCGTCACGATGCAGGCCAACGAGGGCGGCGCGAAGGAGAAGCTGTTCAAGAAGGCCTTCGCGGTCGGCCTCGAGGTCGACCGGCGCAAGCGCGAGGGCCAGTCGGTCCCGCCGCTGCTGAAGCTGCAGCACGGTCTCTTCGACAAGCTCGTCTTCTCCAAGGTCCGCGACCGCTTCGGCGGGCGGGTCCGGTTCTTCATCTCGGGATCCGCGGCGCTCAACCGCGAGGTGGCGGAGTGGTTCCACGCGGCGGGCATCCTCGTGCTCGAGGGCTACGGCCTCACGGAGACGGCGGCCGGCGCGTTCGTGAACCACCCGGAGCAGTACAAGTTCGGCTCCGTCGGCCACGTCTTCCCGGGGGGCGAGGTCAAGATCGCCGAGGACGGCGAGGTCCTCATCAAGGGTCCCAACGTGATGCAGGGCTACCACAACCTGCCCGACAAGACCGCCGAGACGTTGGACGCCGACGGCTGGCTCCACACGGGGGACATCGGCGAGCTCGACGCCGACGGCTTCCTGCGCATCACCGACCGGAAGAAGGACCTGTTCAAGACGTCGGGCGGCAAGTACATCGCGCCGTCCGCCATCGAGTCGCAGTTCAAGGCGCTGTGCCCCTACGCGAGCCAGTTCCTCGTGATCGGCAACAACCGCAACTACTGCGTCGCGCTGATCACGCTCGACCCCGACCAGGTCGCCGACTGGGCCAGCCACAACGGCATGGAGGGCAAGTCCTACACGGAGGTCGTCAGCTCGCCCGCGATGCAGAAGCTGATCGACGGCTACGTCGAGCAGCTCAACACCCGCCTCAACCGCTGGGAGACGATCAAGAAGCACACGATCCTCGACCACGACCTCACCATCGAGTCCGGTGAGCTGACCCCGTCGCTCAAGGTCAAGCGGCCCGTGGTGGAGCGCAACAACCAGGAGACGATCGAGAACCTGTACGCCTGA
- the hemW gene encoding radical SAM family heme chaperone HemW: MPSTPPPGDPVPADGSLPTAALADLGNRPFAFYVHVPFCRVRCGYCDFNTYTAAELGGADAPRGASRATYVDAAVAEVRMARRVLGDVGRPVDTVFFGGGTPTLLPPEHLTAVLGAIAEEFGLAPDAEVTTEANPDSVTRADLDVLRAGGFTRLSFGMQSSVSHVLRVLDRTHDPERVPGAVADARAAGFDEVSLDLIYGTAGESVADWRSSLEAALACEPDHVSAYSLIVEDGTALARRVRRGEVAAPDEDDLADKYHLADEVLTAAGLTWYEVSNWSRPGSECRHNLAYWRSDDWWGVGPGAHSHVGGVRWWNVRHPVAYADRLGAGLSPGHERELLDDDVRRVERVLLETRLRDGLPVDVLDDEGRAALPDLARRGLVEPPGPGTGARVVLTREGRLLADGVVRDLLG, from the coding sequence GTGCCGTCCACCCCGCCGCCCGGCGACCCCGTCCCCGCGGACGGGTCGCTCCCGACCGCCGCGCTCGCGGACCTGGGGAACCGGCCCTTCGCCTTCTACGTGCACGTGCCCTTCTGCCGCGTCCGCTGCGGCTACTGCGACTTCAACACCTACACCGCGGCCGAGCTCGGGGGTGCGGACGCCCCGCGCGGGGCGTCGCGGGCGACGTACGTCGACGCCGCGGTCGCCGAGGTCCGCATGGCCCGCCGCGTGCTGGGCGACGTGGGACGCCCCGTGGACACCGTGTTCTTCGGCGGGGGCACGCCGACGCTCCTGCCGCCCGAGCACCTCACGGCGGTGCTGGGCGCGATCGCGGAGGAGTTCGGTCTGGCGCCCGACGCCGAGGTCACGACCGAGGCGAACCCCGACTCGGTCACCCGCGCCGACCTCGACGTGCTGCGCGCCGGCGGCTTCACCCGGCTGTCGTTCGGGATGCAGTCGTCGGTCTCCCACGTGCTGCGGGTGCTCGACCGCACCCACGACCCCGAGCGCGTGCCGGGGGCCGTCGCCGACGCCCGGGCGGCGGGGTTCGACGAGGTCAGCCTCGACCTCATCTACGGCACGGCGGGGGAGTCAGTGGCCGACTGGCGCTCCAGCCTCGAGGCGGCGCTGGCCTGCGAGCCCGACCACGTGTCGGCGTACTCGCTCATCGTCGAGGACGGCACGGCCCTGGCCCGCCGGGTGCGGCGCGGCGAGGTCGCGGCGCCCGACGAGGACGACCTGGCCGACAAGTACCACCTCGCCGACGAGGTGCTCACCGCCGCGGGGCTGACCTGGTACGAGGTCTCCAACTGGTCCCGTCCCGGCAGTGAGTGCCGCCACAACCTGGCCTACTGGCGCAGCGACGACTGGTGGGGCGTCGGCCCCGGCGCCCACTCCCACGTCGGCGGCGTGCGTTGGTGGAACGTGCGGCACCCGGTGGCCTACGCCGACCGCCTCGGCGCGGGTCTCTCCCCGGGCCACGAGCGCGAGCTGCTCGACGACGACGTGCGGCGCGTCGAGCGTGTGCTGCTCGAGACCCGCCTGCGCGACGGCCTCCCGGTCGACGTGCTCGACGACGAGGGCCGCGCCGCCCTGCCCGACCTGGCGCGGCGGGGGCTCGTCGAGCCCCCGGGCCCCGGGACCGGGGCCCGGGTCGTGCTCACCCGCGAGGGACGCCTCCTCGCCGACGGGGTCGTGCGGGACCTCCTCGGCTGA
- a CDS encoding 3,4-dioxygenase subunit beta: protein MTHHDHDEHREGLEHDLPVMQGAGMVRRPMARRGVLGLLGGIGAVGLVGCAAGSDAGSSATSGSSAAGGVAGGSGGPGGAPGGAGGAVSQDGLDEGDIPEETGGPYPADGTNGVNVLTESGIVRSDITRSFGDATGVADGVPLTIDLTVYDNGADGITPYAGAAVYLWHCDRDGAYSLYSSGIEGENYLRGVQVAGDDGTLRFTSIVPACYSGRWPHLHFEVYPSVDDATSASGKLRTSQIALPEDVCRTVYASAPGYDASTANLEAVSLESDNVFSDGHSLQMGNLTGSVEDGYTLRLNVPV, encoded by the coding sequence ATGACCCACCACGACCACGACGAGCACCGCGAGGGCCTCGAGCACGACCTCCCCGTGATGCAGGGCGCCGGCATGGTGCGCCGGCCGATGGCCCGCCGCGGCGTGCTGGGCCTGCTCGGCGGTATCGGGGCGGTGGGACTCGTCGGCTGCGCGGCCGGGTCCGACGCCGGCTCGAGCGCCACGTCGGGCAGCTCCGCGGCGGGCGGGGTGGCCGGAGGGTCGGGCGGCCCGGGCGGGGCTCCGGGCGGGGCGGGCGGCGCCGTCAGCCAGGACGGTCTCGACGAGGGCGACATCCCCGAGGAGACCGGCGGTCCCTACCCGGCCGACGGCACCAACGGCGTCAACGTCCTCACGGAGTCCGGCATCGTCCGCAGCGACATCACCCGCAGCTTCGGCGACGCCACCGGTGTGGCCGACGGTGTCCCGCTCACCATCGACCTCACGGTCTACGACAACGGCGCGGACGGGATCACGCCGTACGCCGGGGCCGCGGTCTACCTGTGGCACTGCGACCGCGACGGCGCCTACTCGCTCTACTCCTCCGGGATCGAGGGGGAGAACTACCTCCGGGGGGTGCAGGTCGCCGGGGACGACGGCACGCTGCGCTTCACCAGCATCGTGCCCGCCTGCTACTCGGGTCGGTGGCCCCACCTGCACTTCGAGGTGTATCCCTCGGTCGACGACGCCACGAGCGCCTCCGGCAAGCTGCGCACGTCGCAGATCGCGCTCCCCGAGGACGTCTGCCGCACCGTCTACGCCTCCGCGCCGGGGTACGACGCGAGCACCGCCAACCTCGAGGCGGTCAGCCTGGAGTCGGACAACGTGTTCTCCGACGGCCACTCCCTGCAGATGGGGAACCTCACCGGGTCCGTCGAGGACGGCTACACGCTCCGCCTCAACGTGCCTGTCTGA
- the hrcA gene encoding heat-inducible transcriptional repressor HrcA, producing MVEERRLAVLRAIVEDYVATEEPVGSKALVERHGLGVSPATVRNDMAVLEEEGLIHQPHTSAGRIPTDKGYRLFVDRLTTVRPMSAAEKRAIATFLEGAVDVDDVVRRSVRMLAQLTHQVAVVQYPTLSASTVRHVEVVALAPRRLLVVLILSSGRVEQRLVELQHDLADDQVATLRAQVNQAVVGERLVAASTALRSLRADGPDATGPGEVRDAVLDDVVTVLVDALADHSSDQRVVVGGAANLARAGEGFDTMLRPMLEALEEQVVLLKLLGEATTGGGVTVRIGAEGPVEELAGTSVVTAGYGAGSEALSSLGIVGPTRMDYAGSMAAVRAVARYMSRILDESGS from the coding sequence GTGGTCGAGGAGCGTCGGCTCGCCGTGCTGCGGGCCATCGTCGAGGACTACGTCGCGACCGAGGAGCCCGTGGGCTCCAAGGCGCTCGTCGAGCGGCACGGGCTGGGCGTCTCGCCGGCCACGGTGCGCAACGACATGGCCGTGCTCGAGGAGGAGGGGCTGATCCACCAGCCCCACACGAGCGCCGGCCGGATCCCCACCGACAAGGGCTACCGGCTGTTCGTCGACCGGCTCACCACGGTGCGTCCCATGTCGGCGGCCGAGAAGCGGGCGATCGCCACCTTCCTCGAGGGCGCGGTGGACGTCGACGACGTCGTGCGGCGCAGCGTCCGCATGCTGGCGCAGCTGACGCACCAGGTCGCGGTGGTGCAGTACCCGACGCTGTCGGCCAGCACGGTCCGCCACGTCGAGGTGGTGGCGCTCGCGCCGCGCCGGCTCCTCGTCGTGCTCATCCTCTCCAGCGGCCGCGTCGAGCAGCGGCTCGTCGAGCTGCAGCACGACCTCGCCGACGACCAGGTGGCCACGCTCCGCGCGCAGGTCAACCAGGCCGTCGTGGGGGAGCGGCTGGTCGCCGCCAGCACCGCCCTGCGGTCGCTGCGCGCCGACGGCCCCGACGCCACCGGGCCGGGCGAGGTGCGCGACGCGGTGCTCGACGACGTCGTGACCGTGCTCGTCGACGCCCTCGCCGACCACTCCTCCGACCAGCGGGTCGTCGTCGGCGGCGCGGCGAACCTCGCCCGCGCCGGCGAGGGCTTCGACACGATGCTCCGCCCCATGCTCGAGGCGCTCGAGGAGCAGGTGGTGCTCCTCAAGCTGCTCGGCGAGGCCACCACCGGCGGCGGGGTGACCGTGCGCATCGGGGCCGAGGGCCCCGTCGAGGAGCTGGCGGGCACCAGCGTCGTCACCGCGGGGTACGGCGCGGGCTCCGAGGCGCTCTCGTCGCTCGGCATCGTCGGACCCACGCGCATGGACTACGCGGGCAGCATGGCCGCCGTGCGCGCCGTCGCCCGCTACATGTCGCGCATCCTCGACGAGAGCGGCAGCTGA